From a single SAR324 cluster bacterium genomic region:
- a CDS encoding acetoin dehydrogenase dihydrolipoyllysine-residue acetyltransferase subunit: MSTELRLPRLGETMEEGIVVTWNLSEGEGFERGDTLLEVETDKMVAEVPALESGTLLEILVEEQAKVKVGDILALIDPSEKSSRKIEIPAKTEQAPSQKQPKSPPASYDPTHSLVHDEKDLDLIRAVPGARRLAKRDGIELKSVIGTGPAGRIERCDVVKFFQNEPEGASFEQPFGPQMGPGGVRFLRRGNQSGTPLVLLHGFAADLHSWRLIHGPLSRNRDVIAFELPGHGESKVWQENGGLQALAEHLEQVIIELELGTVDIVGHSLGGAIAVYLASQQTNMVRRLTLLAPVGFGTEINLSAVQPFTEELSESEIKLALSRLFYDLRWISKDLIEATKKNFGSSNRRAQAKDLLKSIFPSGTQEWDGHSLLCKLNQPVRILWGEEDLILPVRHLNGLPGWVAQHRLSKVGHVPQIEAAPLLLRILQADPA; this comes from the coding sequence ATGAGTACTGAATTAAGACTTCCTCGGCTTGGAGAGACAATGGAGGAGGGGATTGTTGTTACTTGGAATCTTTCGGAGGGTGAGGGTTTTGAGCGGGGGGATACCTTGCTGGAAGTGGAAACTGATAAAATGGTTGCCGAAGTTCCAGCTCTGGAGTCTGGAACCCTGCTGGAAATTTTGGTCGAAGAGCAGGCGAAAGTAAAAGTGGGCGACATCCTAGCACTTATTGATCCCTCAGAAAAAAGTTCCAGAAAAATTGAGATTCCGGCTAAGACGGAACAGGCTCCCTCACAAAAACAACCTAAATCTCCCCCTGCCTCATACGACCCAACGCATTCCTTGGTACATGATGAAAAAGATCTGGACCTTATCCGAGCAGTTCCCGGTGCAAGAAGACTAGCCAAACGTGATGGCATCGAATTAAAGTCAGTCATAGGAACTGGGCCTGCTGGTAGAATTGAGAGATGTGATGTTGTTAAATTTTTTCAAAATGAACCCGAAGGGGCTTCATTTGAACAACCTTTCGGGCCACAAATGGGGCCAGGAGGAGTTCGTTTTCTGAGACGAGGAAACCAAAGCGGGACTCCTCTTGTGTTATTGCACGGCTTTGCTGCGGATCTGCATTCCTGGAGACTAATCCACGGTCCCTTATCCCGTAATAGAGATGTCATTGCTTTTGAACTCCCTGGGCATGGTGAGTCCAAAGTTTGGCAAGAAAATGGGGGATTACAGGCTCTGGCTGAACACCTTGAACAGGTCATTATCGAACTGGAACTAGGGACAGTAGATATTGTTGGTCACTCCCTTGGAGGGGCGATTGCTGTTTATCTGGCTTCTCAGCAAACCAATATGGTTCGCCGGTTGACACTTTTGGCTCCAGTCGGATTTGGCACTGAAATAAATTTGTCTGCTGTCCAGCCATTTACAGAAGAACTCTCAGAGTCAGAAATCAAGCTTGCTCTGTCTCGCCTATTTTATGATCTCCGATGGATTAGTAAGGATTTGATTGAAGCAACCAAGAAAAATTTTGGCAGCTCAAATAGGAGGGCTCAAGCAAAGGATCTATTAAAGAGTATTTTCCCATCCGGAACTCAGGAATGGGATGGCCACAGTTTATTGTGCAAATTGAATCAGCCAGTTCGCATACTTTGGGGAGAAGAAGACTTGATCCTCCCTGTAAGGCACCTCAATGGATTACCTGGCTGGGTTGCCCAACACCGTCTTTCAAAAGTTGGACATGTGCCTCAAATTGAAGCTGCACCGCTACTGTTGAGAATTTTACAGGCTGACCCAGCTTAA
- a CDS encoding alpha-ketoacid dehydrogenase subunit beta, whose protein sequence is MKEMTYRDALRLGLQESMQADPTIVILGEEVGRYGGAYGVTKGLLQEFGEDWVRDTPISEEILVGAAVGAAMTGLRPVAELMYVDFITLAMDQLVNQAAKIRYMFGGQISVPMMLRSQGGTGRSAAAQHSQSLEAWVMHTPGLHLAMPADATDAYVLIKHALTLADPVIFLEHKGLYAQSFPFNPESAPPWGRAKISRSGNDCSIICYSRMVQRSLEAAAQMAELGVQVEVVDLRTLHPLDMETVTKSVRKTGRVLVVTEDCLTAGVSAELSARITEENFEYLEEPVLRMAGEDIPIPVAPALEAASVPTNESIKQSILKLMRKK, encoded by the coding sequence ATGAAAGAAATGACCTATCGGGATGCACTGCGTTTGGGTCTCCAGGAATCAATGCAGGCTGATCCAACTATCGTGATCTTGGGAGAGGAGGTTGGACGATATGGAGGAGCATATGGGGTTACCAAGGGGCTCCTTCAGGAATTTGGAGAAGACTGGGTAAGAGATACTCCAATCTCTGAAGAAATATTAGTGGGTGCGGCGGTCGGAGCAGCAATGACTGGGTTGCGGCCTGTGGCTGAGTTGATGTACGTCGATTTTATAACACTTGCGATGGATCAGCTAGTGAACCAGGCTGCCAAGATTCGCTACATGTTTGGTGGACAAATCAGTGTTCCGATGATGTTGCGAAGTCAAGGTGGAACAGGTAGATCTGCAGCAGCTCAACACTCACAAAGTTTAGAAGCTTGGGTAATGCACACTCCAGGATTGCACTTGGCAATGCCAGCTGATGCGACAGACGCCTACGTCTTGATCAAACATGCACTGACACTTGCTGATCCAGTTATATTTCTAGAGCACAAAGGTTTGTACGCTCAAAGCTTTCCCTTTAATCCTGAATCCGCTCCCCCTTGGGGTAGAGCTAAGATCAGTCGATCAGGAAATGACTGTTCGATTATCTGTTACTCCAGAATGGTTCAACGCTCCCTTGAGGCGGCGGCCCAAATGGCTGAGTTGGGAGTGCAGGTGGAAGTTGTTGACCTCAGGACCCTACATCCTCTGGATATGGAAACAGTCACAAAATCTGTTCGAAAGACAGGGCGGGTTCTTGTAGTCACGGAGGACTGCCTGACAGCGGGTGTAAGTGCCGAGTTGTCAGCCAGAATTACGGAAGAAAACTTTGAGTATCTGGAAGAACCTGTCCTTCGAATGGCTGGAGAGGATATCCCGATTCCTGTTGCTCCTGCTTTGGAAGCTGCTTCTGTGCCCACGAATGAAAGCATCAAACAAAGTATTCTCAAATTGATGCGAAAAAAATGA